The following proteins come from a genomic window of Nicotiana tomentosiformis chromosome 12, ASM39032v3, whole genome shotgun sequence:
- the LOC138902608 gene encoding uncharacterized protein has product MIVTQYETRFVDLARHATILIPTDGEKVRRFIDGLTFNIRLQMAKETGDDNSFQRAVEIVRRIEIVRGQDRGATSEKRPRYFGGFSGASSRGRVVFGKGYPPRPIHLVLHVAHGASGGRGSYGYCSKQSAFSAPLAPISAPPIQSYQGGYPSRQGRFQGQQSQQLRPARGEGQVARGEVQAVRSEGQAIRGGGQLARGRLRGGGQNGRAQPRFYAFSARLEEESSDAIITSIVPVCHRDASVLFYLGSTYSYVSSYFASYLIMPRDSLNAPVYMSTLVGDSIVVYHVSCVVSIGSLETSVDLLLLDMIDFDVILGMDWLSPYHAILGCHAKTVTLAMPGLPQFEGGGLLAILPAGLFLMWRLSVWSRRNV; this is encoded by the exons CTGATGGAGAgaaggtgaggaggtttattgatggtcttacCTTCAacatcaggcttcagatggccaaggagacgggGGATGATAATTCTTTCCAGAGGGCTGTAGAGATTGTTAGACGGATCGAGATAGTTCGTGGTCAGGATAGAGGGGCGACATCTGAGAAGAGGCCCCGTTATTTTGGTggcttcagtggtgcctcatctagaggcagagTTGTTTTTGGTAAAGGCTATCctcctaggccgattcatttagTTCTTCATGTAGCCCACGGTGCTTCGGGCggtcgtggttcttatgggtaTTGTTCTAAGCAGTCAGCATTCAGTGCACCtttagctcctattagtgcacctccgatccagagttatcagggtggttatccaAGTCGACAAGGCCGgttccagggtcagcagtcacaacagctgagg ccagctagaggcgagGGTCAGGTTGCTAGAGGAGAAGTTCAGGCCGTTAGAAGtgaaggtcaggccattagaggtggaggccagctagctAGGGGCCGTCTGAGAGGCGGAGGTCAGaatggtagggcccagccccgtTTTTATGCATTTTCAGCTAGACTTGAGGAAGAGTCATCTGACGCcatcatcacaagtattgttccagtttgccatagagatgcttcagttctattttatctgggctctacttattcctacgtgtcatcctattttgcttcatatctgatcatgcctcgtgattctttgaatgCTCCTGTATATATGTCCacgcttgtgggagattctattgttgtatatcatgtttcgtgtgtggtttctatcgggagccttgagactagtgtagatctcctacttcttgatatgatagactttgatgttattttgggcatggattggctatcaccttaccACGCCATATTGGGATGTCATGcaaagacggtgaccttagccatgccagggTTGCCTCAATTTGAGggagggggactcctggccattctaccggcagggttatttcttatgtggaggctcagcgtatggtcgagaaggaatGTCTAa
- the LOC104120782 gene encoding large ribosomal subunit protein eL18y-like, translating to MGIDLKAGGKNKKTKRTAPKSDDVYLKLLVKLYRFLVRRTGSKFNTVILKRLFMSKTNKPPLSLSRLISYTKGKEDKIAVIVGSVTDDVRAYEVPTLMVCALRFTKTARARIEKAGGECLTFDQLALRAPLGQNTVLLRGPKNAREAVRHFGPAPGVPHSHTKPYVRSKGRKFERARGRRKSRGYKV from the exons ATG GGTATCGATCTGAAGGCTGGAGGTAAGAACAAGAAGACAAAGCGCACAGCTCCTAAGTCTGATGATGTTTACTTGAAACTCCTCGTCAAG CTATACCGATTTTTGGTGCGGAGGACGGGAAGCAAGTTCAACACAGTGATTCTTAAGCGGCTCTTTATGAGCAAAACCAATAAACCTCCCCTTTCACTCTCGAGGTTGATATCTTATACCAAAGGAAAG GAGGATAAGATTGCTGTGATTGTGGGCTCTGTTACCGATGATGTTAGGGCCTATGAAGTTCCAACATTGATGGTATGTGCTTTGAGATTCACAAAGACTGCAAGGGCAAGGATTGAGAAAGCTGGTGGTGAATGTTTGACATTTGATCAGCTGGCTCTTAGAGCTCCACTTGGTCAAAACACG GTTCTTCTAAGAGGCCCTAAGAATGCTCGTGAAGCAGTGAGGCACTTTGGTCCAGCTCCTGGAGTTCCACACAGCCACACGAAACCGTATGTGCGTTCCAAGGGAAGGAAGTTTGAGAGGGCCAGAGGAAGAAGAAAGAGCAGGGGTTACAAGGTTTAA